A portion of the Hyphomicrobiaceae bacterium genome contains these proteins:
- a CDS encoding RHS repeat-associated core domain-containing protein produces the protein MHYNWHRHYDPTMGRYTQPDPLGFVDGPGVYAYAGSSPPQNVDITGLFQMCHRPLRNIGFTGYRHCYLRFSDGTTIGFDPNGVGPDAEPEHPQTQCTREQDPERDNCLRNAMRRCTQYSIARNNCCHCVQRALDACGGTVPPQSFPNNWPFN, from the coding sequence TTGCATTACAACTGGCACAGGCATTACGATCCTACAATGGGCCGCTACACCCAGCCCGATCCGCTCGGCTTCGTCGATGGACCGGGGGTATATGCGTATGCGGGATCAAGCCCGCCGCAAAATGTCGATATCACGGGCCTTTTCCAGATGTGTCACAGGCCGCTGAGGAACATCGGGTTTACAGGATATCGGCACTGCTATCTGAGGTTCAGCGATGGAACCACCATCGGCTTCGACCCGAACGGAGTGGGTCCCGATGCCGAGCCCGAACACCCGCAAACCCAATGTACCCGCGAACAAGATCCCGAACGGGATAATTGTCTGCGAAATGCGATGAGACGATGTACACAGTACTCGATCGCCAGAAATAACTGTTGCCATTGCGTCCAACGAGCGCTGGACGCTTGTGGCGGAACCGTTCCACCGCAGAGCTTCCCGAACAATTGGCCGTTTAACTGA
- a CDS encoding DUF6714 family protein: MIDVSSDGHALAVCIRSAFSDVFRPPLDVSIKRSHWEVEDIAAMLARLEALDATQILASDIENFRNSLSAFTPKGLAFVLPQFMLYAIKNPSSSVTDYTVYRLFNLKDENDGPILISLLSSDQKSTICKFLKFISKTIPDRDAMSDEIDGAIEFWCPAARRYANG, from the coding sequence ATGATAGACGTAAGTTCTGATGGTCATGCTCTAGCTGTCTGTATTAGGTCCGCATTTTCGGATGTCTTTCGGCCACCTCTTGACGTCAGCATCAAGCGTTCCCACTGGGAGGTCGAAGACATTGCAGCTATGCTGGCTCGGCTAGAAGCACTCGATGCAACGCAAATTTTGGCGAGCGATATCGAAAATTTTCGCAATTCATTATCGGCGTTCACGCCCAAGGGCTTAGCGTTCGTGTTACCCCAGTTTATGTTGTACGCAATCAAGAATCCGTCATCTAGCGTCACTGACTATACAGTCTATCGTCTGTTCAACCTAAAAGATGAAAACGATGGACCAATACTAATATCGCTTTTGAGCTCCGATCAAAAGAGCACCATCTGCAAGTTCTTGAAATTCATTTCGAAGACGATTCCTGATCGTGATGCGATGAGTGATGAGATTGACGGAGCGATAGAGTTTTGGTGCCCTGCAGCCCGGCGTTACGCCAACGGGTAG